DNA from Nymphaea colorata isolate Beijing-Zhang1983 chromosome 4, ASM883128v2, whole genome shotgun sequence:
ATAACGCCCGAAAAGGAACAGGGGTGAAAAAATGACACAGTAAAAAGGGTCGGACCTCTTCGCCGTATTTGTCGTCGGGAACGCCAAAGGCAACCGCCAGAGCAACATCTGGGTGCGATTGCATAACCGAGTCCACCTCAATGGGCGATATCTTCTCTCCTGCACAAGTCAAATGAAACCCCATATATCAGGAAAAGATTTTATCCCGATGAGGATTCCCCGGCCAGAAGGCAGCGACAGAGGCTTAACAGATAAGAGAAAGGGCAAAACTCAAATCTGAGAATTTAACCCACCTCCACGGTTGATGAGTTCCTTGATTCGGCCAACGAGGTGAAGATAGCCATCTGAGTCCATGTATCCAAGGTCACCCGTGTGGAACCAACCGAACCCGAAGGCCGCCTTGTTGGCTTCGGGGTTGTTCTTGTACCCCTTGGTTACGTTGGGCCCTCGTATGCACACCTCGCCGTTCGCGTTCGCCCTCTGGATCACACCATTCTCGTCCAGGATCGCCATCTCCTGACCCACCGGCCGGCCAACTGAGCCCGGCTTGTGTGGGCCGCGGTGGGGCAAAGGATTGGATGCCATCAAGTGGGAGGCTTCCGTCATGGCGTAGGCCTCTAGCACGGGCGCGCCGAAGGCCTTCTCCAACCGATCCAGCACGGCAGGGGCGAGCGAGGCGCTGCAGCTACGGATAAACCTCAGCTTCGGGTAGTCGGTTTCGGGCTTGGAAGCGTGGCGGTCGAGGAGGATCTGGTGGATGGTGGGCACCGCGGTATAGAACGTGGCCCCGTACGCCCGCATGTCCGCCCAGAACGTCGAGGCAGAGAAGCGGCCTGCTGCTGGGAGGACGGCCGATGCTCCGGCCGTGAGCGGGGAGAGAAGGCCCGCAAGCAGACCGTGGACATGGAAGAGGGGGAGGACGATGACGGTGGCGTCGGTGGAGGAGAGCTCATAGACCCCGACGATGTTCTGGGTGGAGGCACCGAGGTTTTGCTGGGTCAGGGGAACGCCCTTGGGCCGGCTGGTAGTGCCGGAAGTGTGGAGAAAGAGCGCCACGTCGTCGGCATCGTTGATAACCGAGGAGAGAGAGGAGTCCGACTGGTGCTCATCCACGAGGAGATTTCCAGCGATGGAAACAGAGAGGGTCGAGGGATCGATGCAGACGGCGACCCGGGGGATACCGAGCTTCGCCGCGGCGATGACGGAGGCGGAGTTGCTGGCGGCTTCGGCAGGGGTCAGGAGGAGCCTCGATTCGGAGTCGGAGAGATAGAACTCGAACTCGTCGGCGGTGTAGGCCGAGTTGAGTGGTGCGGCCGTGGCCCGGGCTCGGATCACCGCCAGGAAAGCCACCACGAACTGCAATTAGCAAGGAATTGAAACTAGTTTAGAGATTAACAAATCAAGTTTAAATTTGTAAACTCAGATTTTGGTCACAGAAGATGACGATGGAAAACCGTCCAAACGGCCCATGAGGTGTCCCACTATCGACACCCtcaaaatttttcagaaaaatatatagaaataaGGAACCACGAAATTTTGGTTAAAGCTCACGACATCTTCGTGTAAGCACAGGAACGCGTGGTAGGCGCGAGGACGAAAGAGTGGCAGGAAGCAACCGAAAATGAAAGGGTAATGGACAAGGAATCCCCTACTAATGGAAACGAAGCAAACCAAAAATCAAGAAGTAAATAAATATTCATAATAGTAAAGAAACATTTCAACGACCCACCATATCTTCTAATTCGAATCATCTTCTTCTACATCCTTCTTCCTAAAAATTCATTTGTGAACTCTTCGGTGtaaatgacaagaaaaagaatgaaagcaCCAGGCCTGGCACACGAGCTTCGTGTTTTAGAAAATCTCTAGCCCTGACCTGAGAGTACGGAATTATCAATAAAACGTATGTCCTACTATGCACATAGCCCCACAGAGAAAGAAAACCCTCGTGGAAATCGCGTGCCATGAGAGCAGCAGACGAGAACAAAACGATGCCAAACTCAGAAATCAAGAAACCGTAACAGAGAGTCACGCCACACTGCAGAATGATTtgttaattattatttttaatagaGAGGCACAGAAGggggcccaaaaaaaaaaaaggtcgaaGCTCCTTCATCGAAGTCACGAGATCGTCAAATCGAAGAAGcctaaaagggaaaacaaaagaaagaggaggaaaaaTCTTGATATAAACGGAAAGAAGATATTGGAAAaagcaaagaaggaaaaatccGAGGGAGTTTCCCATGAAGAAGACAACGAATCGTTCACGAAAGCAATGAGCAGGAATcaagagacagagaggaagCAGAGAACTAGGGCGACTCACCTCGATGGTATTGGGGAAGGTAAGTGCAACGACATCGCCGCGTCGGACGCCGAGGCGGAGAAGACGGTCGGCGGCCTGGTCGACGAGCTCGTCGAGCCGGCCGTGCGTAAGCTCATACTTGCCAGAGAGAGCAAGCGCTCGCCGGTCGGGGAACTCGGCGGCGGCCTTCTTCAGCAGGCCGGTGAGGGTTCGGTGGCCCGAAACTCTAGCGTTCTCGGCCATCCTTCCCTTCTATCCAACCAAATCAATGAGCAGAGAAAACAGCGAACACCCCCGAAAAACAGAGTGGCCCGATCGAGATAAGTGCAAACCGATAACGAAAATGGAGGAAACAGGACCCCTGAAGAACTTtgctgaagaaaatgaagacactttTCCTGTTCTTCTACTTTCCTTTTCTGTCTATAGGAGAAAGAAGGAAGATCACAGCGGCGGAGAAGGCGGGGGTGGACGACACAGTTATATAAGGGCGGGAGGTGTTGGCGCGGAACGGTTGGCCTCCCTCGGTGAAGGCTAGACCAGGGGAAGGTGGGGACGATCTGCCACGTGGCGTGTAATGAATAAGGGGCAGAATCGTCTTTTGAAGCTCGGCCAGGCAGAGGCGCTTCCTGGATCCCTCCCCGTCCCGGCGCTGCCCTGCCGCCGGGGTGTCCCCGGCCACCGCCCTTTTTTATTAAATCATATCATAATTGGATCCAAATCGAGTTTCAAATAACATAACATAACTTGGGGTTTGAGGACCCAGCAGGAGAAGTGCTTAATCCTATcacccaaaaccaaaaaaacgaATGAAGTTTTGATTTAACTTTATCGACTGAATAACCGGTACCTGGAGTGGAGTATCTTAGTCATGTTTTATAACTTATTAAAACAAGTAGAGcgaaaaagttttaaaaaaaaataaaaaatcagaatcaAATTTGTCGTTTCAGGGCAAAAATTGGCATCcgaatcaatttttttaaattctttttattAGTGGTGGGGCTTGAGGAAAAGCCACAAGATTACGCCGTTAAGAGGTAAAGAAGTCAAGGCCCcgaaaagaaataaatgaaagaaaagttgcGTGTGGAAACGCAAGGAACGCgagaaaaattttagttaaTTTTCATATCGATGGTTTCCAATAAttcatttaaatattttgttttgcGCCTCTTAATCAGCCTTCTTGGCAAAAAAGAATTGCTGCCCCCGTTTGCAAACTTGTGGGCTTTGAGAAACCACCTAAATGACGTTCACGTCCCCTAATTTGTTGAATGGTCAGGTGAGCCGCCCGTGATATATAGGTCTGGGCCCACAGTCGAGTCCAGCTTCGGTTTCTTCTCCGTGTACATCTTCTTCGCTCCTTCTCCGTCTACATCTTCTTGCCTTCTCACTGCATTCAGGGCGTATGCAGTgaaggtttctctctctctctctctctctctctctctctctctgccccgacccgacccgacccgagGGTGGAGAACAGTCCTACAACTATTAATTAAAATTCTaggaaaattttgacaaagcCATCTCCTAATTTTTCAAACCTAGACTAAGAAAATGTCATGTATTAATTTATAattaatatttacttaaaaaaaaaaaaaaggcaggaAGACGATGGCGCTGACGTCTGGCATTCCACGCGGGGTcgtctctttttctctcaagtCGAAGGGCAAAGGGCGATGGTTGCCACGTAGGCAGCTTCCTGTCTGTTGCGTGGCGTCAGCGCTTGCGTTCGCGGAACCACCACGGCGCCTACCTCAGAAAACGGGTCGGGTCCACATTCATCGATCTCAAATTCATGGTTCCGGACCCACAAAAAGCACCGGCTCCCCTTGAATAAATCACGGGTCGGGAACTGGGTCCGGTTCCAGAAGTAGATCTGCATCATCGTTCTCTGTGGGAAAGACGAAGACGAAGACGGTTTGCATGGAAGATTTCTGGATTCCAACTCCAATGGCGAGGGGAACGGAATTCAGGGGATCGGGCGACCTGACCACCGTtggaaaaccatttttttctgcCGAAAGAAAGAATGAAGGTGCTGTTcgctttttaacttttcttagTGAGGATGACGAATGGTACTTACTAAACAATCAATCTAGAAACATGCCTTAAACGtttcaggaaaaggaaaacgttTTAGTCTTCCCTTAACTTTTCTTCCCAGCAATTAGTGAACATGTTTTCATACGATTTCTTTTTCCGGAACATGTTGTCGCAGATGCTGCCCTTTGTTTCTCAAAATATTGACACAATTCTTTGTTGCACATGATGTTCATTGCCCGCATTTATAAAGAATaacaagtttttatttttcattttttcttaaaagctGTTTTCTTCGCAGGGTGGAGAAAGGTTGAATTTCATAGCCCTCAGCCCAGTCATTTTCTTCAAGCAGACTTCCCTCTCTTTATAGCTTAGCACCCTCTTGTTGACCACAGAATTGggctcccccccccccccaattgGAGGAAGGAGTTTCTCTTTTTCACTATCTTCAGAGTGATCTAGAGCTGCTTGGAAGAAGCTTCGATAGGAAGTGGTACATCTATTAATTAGGGTGTTGCGCATCTACGgctacaagaatcaaactgacgacTAGACTTCACCGGTCCAACAGCCCAACCAGCCAATAGACATTTATAATTGAAAGAGGATCATCAATAGATTCTGCGGCTAAGCGGCAGCCATATGTAAATCCATATAAATTGGAAGACACGTGTCCTGCTTTGGCAGCacttttggctccgccactgctagAGGCGGCCGCGCATCCATGTGTAAGGCCCAAAAGGGTTCCAGCTCAGGAAGGGGATATCTGTTTCTCTTACGTGAATACATGGCTGCATGCTTTGTTCTTCTCCAACCGTTTTTTGATATGAAATCGTAATCATATTAGATTTGAACTGATAGTTCAAGACTTTATTTCTCAACtggatcagatatttatatgaTTGCAATATTCGGgcatcatattcagatttagatccGTTCATAGAAATGCATATTCATTCTGAATTCAGTTATTAAAAACTGACGCAAAAAGAAAACCGAACAAATAAGAGTGCTGCAGAAAGAAATCATATATAATCCATCGTGTTTGCTTTGCTTCTTAAAGAAGAGTTACAACTAAAGCTAATATTGGGTCAACCCAGTCTCAAAGCTGAGTTTCAGA
Protein-coding regions in this window:
- the LOC116253320 gene encoding probable CoA ligase CCL9, whose protein sequence is MAENARVSGHRTLTGLLKKAAAEFPDRRALALSGKYELTHGRLDELVDQAADRLLRLGVRRGDVVALTFPNTIEFVVAFLAVIRARATAAPLNSAYTADEFEFYLSDSESRLLLTPAEAASNSASVIAAAKLGIPRVAVCIDPSTLSVSIAGNLLVDEHQSDSSLSSVINDADDVALFLHTSGTTSRPKGVPLTQQNLGASTQNIVGVYELSSTDATVIVLPLFHVHGLLAGLLSPLTAGASAVLPAAGRFSASTFWADMRAYGATFYTAVPTIHQILLDRHASKPETDYPKLRFIRSCSASLAPAVLDRLEKAFGAPVLEAYAMTEASHLMASNPLPHRGPHKPGSVGRPVGQEMAILDENGVIQRANANGEVCIRGPNVTKGYKNNPEANKAAFGFGWFHTGDLGYMDSDGYLHLVGRIKELINRGGEKISPIEVDSVMQSHPDVALAVAFGVPDDKYGEEINCAVVPRDGASIDEAEFLRFCKKNLASFKVPKRVFVADSLPKTATGKIQRRLVAEHFLAKVSAAKVPKFGA